The Candidatus Binatus sp. genome includes a window with the following:
- a CDS encoding PH domain-containing protein gives MRCPQCGNDSQQGAAFCSRCGARMLASKPAAVREYALALFRPSLWYFGNAFLMGGIFIAIGGWLMYHNPEIWQAGFAPIAAGLLIFIAAIIRARAVSWSLTSDRLIERRGIIAKRKREMELADMRSVEVSQRFFQRLIGLGDVTIASAASADYAIRLHDIRDPEPAAETIRLARLKRLA, from the coding sequence GTGAGATGTCCCCAATGCGGTAACGACAGCCAGCAGGGCGCGGCGTTCTGCTCGCGATGCGGCGCGCGGATGCTCGCGTCGAAGCCGGCCGCGGTGCGCGAGTACGCGCTCGCGCTGTTTCGTCCGTCGCTCTGGTACTTCGGCAACGCATTTTTGATGGGCGGTATCTTTATCGCGATCGGCGGCTGGCTGATGTATCACAATCCCGAGATCTGGCAAGCCGGGTTCGCGCCGATCGCGGCCGGCCTCCTGATCTTTATCGCGGCGATCATCCGCGCGCGCGCCGTAAGCTGGAGTCTCACCTCGGATCGCCTGATCGAGCGGCGCGGAATTATCGCCAAGCGCAAGCGCGAGATGGAACTCGCGGACATGCGCTCGGTCGAAGTGTCGCAGCGATTTTTTCAGCGCCTGATCGGACTCGGCGACGTGACGATCGCGTCGGCGGCGAGCGCGGACTACGCGATCCGCCTGCACGACATCCGCGATCCCGAGCCGGCGGCGGAGACGATTCGCCTCGCGCGGCTGAAACGGCTGGCGTAA
- a CDS encoding LLM class F420-dependent oxidoreductase codes for MKFGLFGINNGHCAFPKTAAAVARAAEDAGFESVWTGEHVILPDPQAPPSPVAADFPMLDPTVALAFVAAHTSRLRLGTGIIILPQRNPIVLAKELASADVLSNGRLIFGIGIGYLKPEFDAIGAPFDHKGARAEEYLAAMIALWSMPKPEFKGRWVNFKGVNAMPRPAQKPHPEIVFGGHTAEAYSRAARLAKGWYGFALDVGSTAKCVEGLRAACQKVGRKFDDLEISVTPRGAVDLDTAKKFADLGVSRLILLQRGSDEASALAQVSDVGRTLIGKI; via the coding sequence ATGAAATTCGGACTTTTCGGAATCAACAACGGACATTGCGCGTTTCCCAAAACCGCCGCGGCCGTCGCGCGCGCCGCCGAGGACGCCGGCTTCGAAAGCGTGTGGACCGGCGAGCACGTGATTCTGCCGGACCCGCAGGCGCCGCCGTCGCCAGTGGCCGCGGATTTTCCGATGCTCGATCCGACCGTGGCGCTGGCCTTCGTCGCCGCGCACACCAGCAGGCTTCGGCTCGGCACCGGAATCATCATCTTGCCGCAGCGCAACCCGATTGTGCTCGCCAAGGAACTCGCGTCGGCCGACGTGTTGTCCAACGGGCGCCTGATTTTCGGCATCGGCATCGGATACCTGAAGCCGGAGTTCGACGCGATCGGCGCGCCGTTCGATCACAAGGGCGCGCGCGCGGAGGAATACCTCGCCGCGATGATTGCGCTGTGGTCGATGCCGAAACCCGAATTCAAGGGCAGGTGGGTCAACTTCAAGGGCGTTAATGCGATGCCGCGGCCGGCCCAAAAACCGCATCCAGAGATCGTATTCGGCGGCCACACCGCCGAGGCATACAGCAGGGCGGCGCGGCTCGCCAAAGGATGGTACGGCTTCGCGCTTGACGTCGGCAGCACCGCGAAATGCGTCGAGGGACTTCGCGCCGCGTGCCAGAAGGTCGGGCGCAAGTTTGACGACCTGGAAATCAGCGTGACGCCGCGCGGCGCGGTCGATCTCGACACCGCCAAGAAATTCGCGGACTTGGGCGTCAGCCGGTTGATTCTTTTGCAGCGCGGATCGGACGAGGCATCAGCATTGGCGCAGGTCAGCGACGTCGGCCGCACGCTGATCGGCAAAATTTAG
- a CDS encoding helix-turn-helix domain-containing protein, producing the protein MINNDSSHVLTVKELSDYLKVHPSTIYRQLKRGRLPAFKVGSDWRFNIESIDRWRMEQDTFQAI; encoded by the coding sequence ATGATCAACAACGATTCCAGCCACGTTCTCACCGTTAAGGAACTCTCGGATTACCTGAAGGTCCACCCCTCGACGATCTACCGTCAGTTGAAGCGGGGCCGCCTGCCCGCATTCAAGGTCGGCAGCGATTGGCGCTTCAATATCGAATCGATCGATCGCTGGCGGATGGAGCAGGACACGTTCCAGGCGATCTAG